One segment of Mycobacterium spongiae DNA contains the following:
- a CDS encoding non-ribosomal peptide synthetase, with protein MSTNKSTAFVENVATNSGFGTTTECDRPDRLALGHDVLERIRRQARRAPQRIAVTDSASNVDYQTLDLWSDQVAESLERAGVIEGQIVGVLVTPSVAWVVTMLGILKAGAAFLPLDTGHPRQRLEDLIADAALTAVCTLGEPHPALTSFTGDVIDVAYRDIASPTRPLPRFDGSKLAYVLYTSGSTGKPKAAMLTHQNLNYVVDAYDDVFALGPDDRVAQCARPSFDASLLETFPTLCAGARLVIAGPRVRFPGIEKLNFLIDQHITWLFATPPELAVLPVGPLPALRYLVSGGDRLSADVVGKWASPTRRIVNAYGPTETGVIATFGEVAPDDRQPPIGYPVNGARLYVVDEQLRLCPPGEPGELLIGGDGVGRGYLGQPDLTTQRFIDDPFGDGGLVYRSGDIVRWLADGRLGFIGRGDNQVKIRGMRVEIGEIEAALAEHPDVEQAAVVVHDGRNGEHHLIGYIVVGPGARIEAHEVKTWMADRVPTQLVPTRVMAVDAFPLTHSGKLDRKAFPSPPPEIAESKVAPIGPTEELIARAWAAALPDGVDPGRDDNFLALGGTSIGAASILAALSAARSVTITFSELLEVGSLAELAELVDHREQQGDSTIGQCPESHASSLSTMEEQFTFLARLVPDSAIHAECFEITIHASLDTQAFQQAVDALVQRHEAFRTSYPTVLGESRRMVHENATVPVIVHDCRGSDWARIAAAKAREPFDLANGPLVRIDVFDTGNNEHHVLVRFHHILLDDWSCRLVVAELAQAYQAARAGRPVELPPVSHTVADFAHWQRFTKDHQPDIQWWKTKLDGAIPAELPSDRPHPAIRTNAGARLAREVSPELLTGVRELGAQSGATSFAVMLAGFVGFVRRSVGRDDITIGTISANRTAPGTNSLVGCLVNAVPLRQDVPAETSFRELVAATRRNYLDAHSHAGTPFALLVKKLKVKRRPGVNPLFQISFSANVPTRQPAPGWTVRMTPFHNGTTNFDLGMQVEETEDGTRCCLAYATDLFDHTTAESILDGYLDFLSNAIAAPDSNLTEIGTK; from the coding sequence GTGAGCACGAACAAGTCGACCGCTTTCGTCGAAAATGTGGCTACTAATAGCGGCTTTGGAACAACTACAGAGTGCGACCGTCCCGATCGGCTGGCGTTGGGGCACGATGTGCTGGAAAGGATTCGGAGGCAGGCCAGGCGCGCACCACAGCGAATTGCGGTAACAGACTCGGCCAGCAACGTCGATTACCAAACGCTGGACCTATGGTCGGACCAGGTCGCTGAGTCGCTTGAGCGCGCTGGGGTCATCGAGGGCCAGATCGTCGGTGTCCTGGTGACGCCGTCGGTGGCGTGGGTGGTCACCATGCTCGGGATCCTGAAGGCCGGAGCGGCATTTTTGCCGCTGGACACCGGCCATCCCCGTCAGCGACTCGAAGACCTCATCGCCGACGCCGCTCTGACGGCGGTGTGCACCCTCGGCGAGCCCCACCCGGCCCTAACGTCGTTTACCGGGGACGTCATCGACGTGGCCTACCGCGACATCGCTTCGCCGACGCGGCCGCTGCCCCGCTTCGACGGGTCCAAGCTGGCCTATGTCTTGTACACCTCGGGCTCGACCGGCAAACCCAAAGCCGCAATGCTCACGCATCAAAACCTGAACTACGTGGTGGATGCTTACGACGATGTGTTCGCCCTGGGTCCCGATGATCGGGTAGCCCAATGTGCGCGACCAAGTTTCGATGCCAGCTTGCTTGAGACGTTTCCGACGTTGTGCGCTGGTGCGCGCCTGGTCATTGCAGGGCCACGGGTGCGTTTCCCCGGTATCGAGAAGCTGAACTTCCTTATCGACCAACACATCACTTGGCTATTCGCCACGCCGCCCGAGTTGGCCGTGCTGCCCGTCGGGCCGCTGCCGGCGTTGCGCTACCTGGTCTCCGGTGGTGACCGCCTCAGCGCCGACGTCGTCGGCAAATGGGCCAGCCCGACCCGGCGCATCGTCAACGCCTACGGTCCCACCGAGACCGGGGTCATCGCCACGTTCGGGGAAGTCGCACCCGATGATCGCCAGCCGCCCATCGGCTACCCGGTCAACGGTGCCCGGCTTTACGTCGTCGACGAACAACTCCGGCTGTGCCCGCCCGGTGAACCCGGTGAGCTCCTTATCGGCGGGGACGGCGTCGGTCGTGGATATCTGGGCCAACCCGACCTGACCACCCAGCGCTTCATCGACGACCCCTTTGGGGACGGCGGGCTGGTCTATCGCAGCGGCGACATCGTGCGCTGGCTGGCCGACGGGCGGCTGGGCTTCATTGGCCGCGGCGACAACCAGGTCAAGATCCGCGGCATGCGCGTGGAGATCGGCGAGATCGAGGCCGCTCTTGCCGAGCATCCCGACGTCGAACAGGCCGCGGTCGTCGTTCACGACGGTCGCAACGGCGAGCACCATCTGATCGGCTACATCGTGGTTGGTCCCGGTGCGCGTATCGAAGCGCACGAGGTCAAGACCTGGATGGCCGATCGTGTTCCGACTCAGCTGGTTCCCACCCGCGTCATGGCGGTCGACGCCTTCCCACTGACCCATAGCGGCAAACTCGACCGAAAAGCCTTCCCCAGCCCACCGCCGGAGATCGCCGAGTCGAAAGTCGCGCCAATCGGCCCCACCGAGGAGTTGATCGCACGGGCGTGGGCCGCCGCACTACCAGACGGCGTCGACCCCGGCCGGGATGACAACTTTCTCGCATTGGGCGGGACATCGATCGGCGCTGCCAGTATTCTCGCCGCACTCAGCGCCGCGCGGTCAGTGACTATCACATTCAGCGAGCTCCTTGAAGTGGGATCACTTGCCGAGCTCGCCGAACTAGTCGATCACCGAGAGCAGCAAGGGGATTCGACAATCGGCCAGTGCCCCGAGAGTCATGCGTCGAGTTTGTCGACGATGGAGGAACAATTCACGTTTCTCGCCCGACTTGTTCCAGACTCGGCAATTCACGCGGAGTGCTTCGAGATCACGATTCACGCGTCGCTGGACACCCAGGCGTTTCAACAGGCGGTCGACGCGCTTGTCCAACGCCACGAGGCCTTTCGCACCAGCTATCCGACAGTGCTCGGCGAATCGCGGCGTATGGTGCACGAGAACGCCACGGTGCCCGTGATTGTCCACGACTGCCGCGGTAGCGACTGGGCCCGTATCGCGGCGGCGAAAGCCCGCGAGCCGTTCGATCTGGCCAATGGTCCGCTGGTCCGCATCGATGTCTTCGACACGGGCAACAACGAACATCACGTCCTTGTCCGATTCCATCACATCTTGTTGGACGACTGGTCCTGTCGACTCGTTGTCGCCGAATTGGCGCAGGCCTACCAGGCAGCGCGCGCGGGACGACCCGTCGAACTCCCCCCGGTGTCCCACACCGTGGCCGATTTCGCCCACTGGCAACGCTTCACCAAGGACCACCAGCCAGACATTCAATGGTGGAAAACCAAACTCGACGGCGCCATCCCGGCCGAGTTGCCCTCGGACCGACCACACCCGGCAATCCGGACGAATGCGGGGGCGCGCCTGGCTCGCGAGGTATCCCCAGAGCTGCTCACCGGGGTACGTGAGCTTGGCGCGCAGTCCGGAGCGACATCATTCGCCGTCATGCTCGCAGGTTTCGTCGGGTTCGTGCGGCGCAGCGTAGGCAGAGACGACATCACCATCGGGACGATCTCGGCGAACAGAACGGCGCCAGGCACGAACTCACTTGTAGGTTGCCTGGTCAATGCCGTTCCACTCCGTCAAGACGTCCCGGCCGAAACCAGCTTCCGCGAACTGGTCGCTGCTACCCGGCGGAACTACCTCGATGCGCATTCACACGCCGGCACACCCTTTGCGCTGCTCGTCAAGAAGCTCAAGGTCAAGCGGCGACCAGGCGTCAACCCGCTGTTCCAGATCTCGTTCTCGGCGAACGTCCCGACTCGGCAGCCCGCGCCCGGCTGGACCGTGCGGATGACGCCATTCCACAACGGGACAACCAACTTTGATCTGGGGATGCAAGTCGAAGAAACCGAAGACGGCACGAGATGTTGTCTCGCGTACGCGACCGATCTGTTCGATCACACGACCGCCGAATCGATTCTGGATGGCTATCTCGACTTCTTGTCGAACGCCATCGCGGCACCCGATTCCAACCTCACTGAGATAGGAACCAAGTAA
- a CDS encoding MFS transporter has product MCAAKMPLKVDFRSRTSDGSESVERAKPPAHADVLIDRGSTGNTSNRTVLAESRRIVNAEHATVMISDFEAPTDRSFGPAQAVGGLNTSMLAGYPAVLWLLLGGSLVLRLAGFAYPFLVFLVAGLGYKAAAFGIVSATFGLGWAIGLLVCGSLVDRFGARMALVSTMLLAAGALAMLAQARSLLALVIGALVVGLVHDAPRPVLGAAIAELVAEPLRRVKIDTWRYGLTNAAMAIAGGVGGVLAGWFGAPILYWINAIACAGLAVVALFIPAAGRGIASVGQAGYRYGFSDKRLVLLFFSSLATLIAFMGLFTTMPMLISESSLGVGTYGWALLGNAVTVVALTPLIGPWVSRRIEVVPRVDILAAAAVWVGICMAAVVFTESRVGFGVAAIACAPAEIAWFGVSAGVVHRIAPAGQAGRYHGIWSAARALAAVIAPLLGSAGLMYGGRPAIAATTAIIVVIGSGLCLPLAHSLAQPSGGAVPTPIGVDMQPP; this is encoded by the coding sequence GTGTGCGCGGCCAAGATGCCACTGAAGGTTGACTTCCGTTCGCGGACATCGGACGGAAGCGAGAGTGTCGAGCGCGCCAAACCGCCGGCACATGCCGACGTACTTATCGACCGCGGCAGTACCGGCAACACCAGCAACCGGACGGTGCTCGCCGAATCACGGCGGATCGTCAACGCCGAGCACGCAACGGTGATGATTTCCGATTTCGAAGCTCCGACTGATCGCTCCTTCGGACCGGCTCAAGCTGTCGGTGGTTTGAATACGTCGATGCTCGCGGGGTATCCCGCGGTGCTTTGGCTGTTGCTGGGTGGCAGTCTGGTGCTGCGGTTGGCGGGGTTTGCCTATCCTTTCCTCGTTTTCCTTGTCGCGGGGTTGGGCTATAAGGCTGCGGCCTTCGGGATCGTTTCGGCGACTTTTGGATTGGGCTGGGCGATCGGACTGTTGGTTTGTGGGTCGCTGGTCGACCGTTTCGGGGCGCGCATGGCGCTGGTGAGCACGATGCTGCTGGCTGCCGGCGCGCTGGCGATGCTAGCGCAGGCCCGCAGCCTGTTGGCGTTGGTGATCGGGGCGCTGGTCGTCGGTTTGGTTCACGACGCGCCGCGTCCGGTGTTGGGTGCCGCCATTGCCGAGTTGGTCGCCGAACCGCTGCGGCGGGTGAAGATCGATACCTGGCGCTACGGCCTGACCAACGCGGCCATGGCAATCGCCGGCGGAGTTGGTGGCGTGCTTGCCGGCTGGTTTGGCGCTCCGATTCTTTACTGGATCAACGCTATTGCGTGCGCTGGGTTGGCCGTGGTGGCGCTATTCATTCCGGCTGCGGGGCGCGGCATTGCGTCAGTCGGGCAGGCCGGCTATCGATACGGCTTTTCTGACAAACGGCTTGTCCTGCTGTTCTTCTCGAGCCTGGCGACCCTTATCGCATTCATGGGTTTGTTCACAACCATGCCCATGCTGATTTCCGAGTCGAGCCTGGGAGTCGGTACGTATGGTTGGGCGCTGCTGGGCAATGCTGTGACCGTGGTCGCACTCACCCCGTTGATCGGGCCGTGGGTGAGCAGAAGAATCGAAGTCGTTCCGCGCGTTGACATTTTGGCGGCAGCCGCGGTCTGGGTCGGCATCTGCATGGCGGCCGTGGTGTTCACCGAATCCCGTGTTGGCTTCGGTGTGGCCGCAATCGCGTGCGCGCCTGCGGAGATTGCCTGGTTCGGTGTTAGTGCCGGTGTCGTGCACCGGATCGCTCCGGCCGGCCAGGCTGGGCGCTACCACGGAATATGGTCGGCTGCGCGAGCGCTCGCCGCGGTTATCGCCCCACTCTTGGGCTCTGCGGGTCTGATGTATGGCGGACGGCCGGCGATTGCTGCAACTACGGCGATAATCGTTGTCATCGGCTCCGGGCTGTGCTTGCCTTTGGCCCATAGCCTGGCTCAGCCGTCAGGCGGTGCGGTACCCACGCCAATCGGCGTTGATATGCAACCACCCTAG
- a CDS encoding pyridoxamine 5'-phosphate oxidase family protein, producing MPRALSDEQIQAYLDSRPGWAMLSTIDTDGFPHTVPLGYFRLGRDIIMGVRDATRKVANIESNPNVSVLLEDGTTMADIRGVMFQGHARIVRDPREALQLSREGARARGVPEAEWPTAPRPGVAYIRMTPLRTVSWDYSSSPSE from the coding sequence ATGCCGCGAGCACTGAGCGACGAGCAAATTCAGGCGTATCTCGATAGCCGCCCCGGCTGGGCGATGCTTAGCACCATCGACACCGATGGGTTCCCGCACACCGTACCCCTTGGATATTTTCGCCTTGGCCGCGACATCATCATGGGCGTGCGGGATGCGACGCGCAAAGTTGCCAACATCGAGAGCAACCCGAACGTGAGTGTCTTGCTCGAGGACGGCACCACCATGGCAGATATCCGCGGAGTGATGTTCCAAGGTCACGCCCGCATCGTTCGGGACCCACGCGAAGCACTTCAGCTGTCACGGGAAGGCGCCCGGGCACGGGGCGTGCCGGAGGCCGAATGGCCCACCGCACCCAGACCGGGCGTCGCGTATATCCGCATGACGCCCCTGAGAACCGTGTCTTGGGATTACTCGAGTTCACCGTCGGAATAG
- a CDS encoding PE family protein, with protein sequence MSLVIAAPEVIATAATDLAGLGSTINAANAAAAANTTTVLTAGSDEVSAAIAALFSAHAADYQVLSTQVAQFHQQFVQALTSAGGAYAGAEALNASAQSVEQDLLAVINAPTQFLLGRPLIGNGADGAAGTGANGGAGGILFGNGGAGGSGAPGQVGGAGGAAGLIGHGGRGGAGGTGAVGAAGGAGGAGGWLLGNGGVGGLGGVGTVGAGGIGGAGGAAVGLFGHGGAGGLGGSGAAVGGSGGTGGGGGRGGLFYGDGGAGGAGGSGDLAGVGGSGGSAVVIGHGGVGGAGAAGAAGDQGATLGAGGTDGAAGGAGGAGGAGGNGGWLFGAGGTGGAGGFGGDGGQGAGGDITLNAGRGGDGGDGGNPGAGGAGGRGGLIGANGAAGQTTSGGNGGTGGNGADATAAGADGGAGGNGGAGGLVGDGGAGGAGGAGASGPDSAVGNSVGGRGGDGGVGGAGGAISGDGGLGGRGGDGGAGGANAGDTSEGGRGGDGGDGGASSTGVGGNGATGGNGGAGGANSLISVGGDGGSGGDGGFGASAGGDGGTGGLAADGSDDNTNSLSFGGDGGTGGNGGASDETAGAGGRGGSGGAGGANAGGSFGGRGGDGGDGGASTTGAGGNGAAGGNGGTAGANSGDSAGGDGGAGGAGGFGGSAGGHGGDGGLAADGRNDNINGNSFGGDGGNGGNGGDSDATAGAAGAAADGGNGGDNAGGRSSGGRGGNGGNGGASTTGAGADGATGGNGGTAGANSTSSDGGDGGSGGDGGFGASAGGDGGDGGLAADGRDDNTTGTSRGGSGGDGGNGGDSDGTAGAAGAATAGGNGGANARISSGGRGGDGGDGGASSTGAGAAGANGGNGGTAGANAGDSFGGGGGSGGDGGFGATAGGDGGDGGLAANGRDDNTTGTSRGGDGGNGGNGGDSDGTAGAAGAATAGGNGGANARISSGGRGGDGGDGGASTTGAGANGATGGNGGTAGTNSGTSFGGDGGSGGAGGFGATAGGNGGDGGLAADGRDDNANGTSRGGRGGDGGNGGDSNGTAGAAGAATAGGNGGANAGVSSVGGRGGDGGNGGASTTGAGANGATGGNGGTPGANSGGSVGGAGGSGGDGGFGATAGGDGGEGGLAADGRDDNINGDSVGGRGGDGGNGGDSDGVAGAAGAAADGGNGGSKAGGFSHGGNGGNGGNGGASTTGTGTNGANGGNGGTPGANAGDSRGGAGGSGGDGGFGATAGGDGGDGGLAADGRNDNAGGNSTGGRGGDGGNGGDSDGVAGAAGAATAGGNGGDNAGVFSTGGRGGDGGNGGASSTGAGANGANGGNGGTPGVNSGSSVGGAGGAGGDGGFGATAGGDGGDGGLAADGRDDSAGNSTGGRGGDGGNGGDSDGTAGAAGAATDGGNGGANVNNSQGGRGGDGGSGGASTTGAGANGADGGNGGTGGANAGSSSAGGDGGAGGDGGAGSGGPGDDGLDGLPAVGSTGGDGGDGGAGGPAA encoded by the coding sequence ATGTCTTTGGTGATCGCGGCCCCGGAGGTTATCGCCACGGCGGCAACGGATCTGGCCGGTCTTGGTTCGACCATCAATGCGGCTAATGCCGCCGCGGCGGCGAACACGACGACGGTGTTGACCGCCGGCAGCGATGAGGTGTCGGCGGCCATCGCGGCCCTGTTTTCCGCGCACGCCGCCGACTATCAGGTACTCAGCACCCAGGTGGCACAGTTTCATCAGCAGTTCGTGCAAGCGCTGACCAGCGCTGGGGGGGCCTATGCGGGTGCTGAGGCGCTCAACGCGTCGGCGCAAAGCGTCGAACAAGACCTGCTCGCGGTCATCAACGCCCCCACCCAATTCTTGTTGGGGCGCCCGCTGATCGGTAACGGCGCCGACGGAGCGGCAGGTACCGGGGCCAACGGGGGGGCCGGTGGGATCCTGTTCGGCAATGGCGGGGCCGGCGGGTCCGGGGCACCCGGACAGGTCGGTGGTGCGGGTGGGGCTGCGGGGTTGATCGGCCATGGTGGCCGTGGTGGGGCCGGCGGGACGGGCGCCGTGGGCGCGGCGGGCGGTGCCGGTGGGGCCGGTGGCTGGCTGCTGGGCAACGGCGGTGTCGGTGGGCTCGGCGGCGTGGGCACCGTCGGTGCCGGCGGGATCGGGGGGGCTGGCGGCGCGGCGGTGGGGTTGTTCGGTCATGGCGGGGCCGGTGGCCTCGGTGGGAGCGGCGCTGCGGTGGGCGGCAGCGGTGGGACCGGTGGGGGTGGTGGCCGCGGCGGGTTGTTCTACGGCGACGGCGGTGCGGGTGGGGCCGGGGGTAGCGGTGACCTCGCGGGTGTCGGCGGTAGCGGCGGGAGCGCGGTGGTGATCGGCCACGGTGGCGTGGGTGGTGCTGGCGCGGCCGGCGCCGCCGGTGATCAAGGGGCGACGCTGGGGGCGGGGGGCACTGACGGCGCTGCCGGTGGGGCCGGTGGGGCCGGTGGGGCCGGCGGCAACGGTGGGTGGTTGTTCGGCGCTGGTGGTACGGGTGGTGCCGGTGGCTTTGGGGGTGACGGCGGTCAGGGTGCCGGCGGCGACATCACCCTCAATGCTGGTCGCGGTGGTGACGGCGGCGATGGTGGGAACCCCGGGGCGGGTGGGGCCGGTGGGCGTGGCGGTCTTATCGGTGCCAACGGCGCAGCCGGGCAAACGACCAGCGGGGGTAACGGCGGCACCGGCGGCAACGGAGCCGATGCCACGGCCGCCGGCGCCGATGGCGGTGCCGGCGGTAACGGCGGTGCTGGCGGGTTGGTCGGCGATGGTGGGGCCGGCGGAGCCGGCGGGGCTGGTGCCAGCGGCCCGGACAGCGCCGTCGGCAACAGTGTCGGTGGTCGCGGCGGTGACGGCGGGGTCGGCGGTGCTGGCGGTGCTATCAGTGGTGACGGCGGCCTCGGCGGTCGCGGCGGTGACGGCGGCGCCGGCGGCGCCAACGCCGGCGACACCAGTGAGGGTGGTCGCGGTGGTGACGGCGGTGACGGCGGCGCCAGCAGCACCGGGGTCGGAGGCAATGGTGCGACGGGCGGCAACGGCGGCGCCGGCGGCGCCAACTCCCTCATCAGTGTCGGTGGCGACGGCGGTTCTGGTGGTGACGGCGGATTCGGGGCTAGCGCCGGCGGCGACGGCGGCACTGGTGGTCTGGCCGCTGACGGCAGCGACGACAACACCAACAGCCTCAGTTTCGGCGGGGACGGCGGGACCGGCGGCAACGGCGGGGCCAGCGACGAGACAGCCGGGGCCGGCGGTCGCGGCGGCAGCGGCGGCGCCGGCGGCGCCAACGCCGGCGGCAGTTTCGGTGGTCGTGGCGGTGATGGCGGTGATGGCGGCGCGAGCACCACCGGGGCCGGGGGCAACGGCGCGGCGGGCGGCAACGGCGGCACCGCCGGCGCCAACTCCGGCGACAGTGCCGGCGGGGACGGCGGTGCTGGCGGTGCCGGCGGATTCGGGGGCAGCGCCGGCGGCCACGGCGGCGACGGCGGTCTGGCCGCTGACGGCCGCAACGACAACATCAACGGCAACAGTTTCGGCGGGGACGGCGGTAACGGCGGTAACGGCGGCGATAGCGACGCGACAGCCGGCGCCGCCGGCGCGGCCGCCGACGGCGGCAATGGCGGCGACAACGCCGGAGGTAGAAGTTCCGGTGGTCGTGGCGGTAACGGCGGCAACGGCGGCGCCAGCACCACCGGGGCCGGCGCTGACGGCGCCACCGGCGGCAACGGCGGCACCGCCGGCGCCAACTCCACCAGCAGTGACGGTGGTGACGGCGGGTCTGGCGGTGACGGCGGGTTCGGCGCCAGCGCCGGCGGCGACGGCGGGGACGGCGGTCTGGCCGCTGACGGCCGCGACGACAACACCACCGGCACCAGTCGCGGTGGTAGCGGCGGCGACGGCGGCAACGGCGGCGACAGCGACGGGACAGCCGGGGCCGCCGGCGCGGCCACCGCCGGCGGCAACGGCGGCGCCAACGCCCGAATCAGCAGCGGTGGTCGCGGCGGGGACGGCGGTGACGGCGGCGCCAGCAGCACCGGGGCCGGCGCTGCCGGCGCTAACGGCGGCAACGGCGGCACCGCCGGCGCCAACGCCGGCGACAGTTTCGGTGGTGGCGGCGGGTCTGGCGGTGACGGCGGCTTCGGGGCCACCGCGGGCGGCGACGGCGGTGACGGCGGTCTAGCCGCTAACGGCCGCGACGACAACACCACCGGCACCAGTCGCGGCGGGGACGGCGGCAACGGCGGCAACGGCGGCGACAGCGACGGGACAGCCGGGGCCGCCGGCGCGGCCACCGCCGGCGGCAACGGCGGCGCCAACGCCCGAATCAGTAGCGGTGGTCGCGGCGGGGACGGCGGTGACGGCGGCGCGAGCACCACCGGGGCCGGCGCCAACGGCGCGACGGGCGGCAACGGCGGTACCGCCGGCACCAACTCCGGCACCAGTTTCGGTGGTGACGGCGGGTCTGGCGGTGCCGGCGGATTCGGGGCCACCGCCGGCGGCAACGGCGGCGACGGCGGTCTGGCCGCTGACGGCCGCGACGACAACGCCAACGGCACCAGTCGCGGGGGTCGCGGCGGTGACGGCGGCAACGGCGGTGACAGCAACGGGACAGCAGGGGCCGCCGGCGCGGCCACCGCCGGGGGTAACGGCGGCGCCAACGCCGGCGTGTCCAGCGTGGGTGGTCGCGGCGGTGACGGCGGTAACGGCGGGGCCAGCACCACCGGGGCCGGCGCCAACGGGGCGACGGGCGGCAACGGCGGCACCCCAGGTGCCAACTCAGGCGGCAGTGTCGGCGGTGCCGGCGGGTCTGGCGGTGACGGCGGATTCGGGGCCACCGCCGGCGGCGACGGCGGTGAGGGCGGTCTGGCCGCTGACGGCCGCGACGACAACATCAACGGCGACAGTGTCGGTGGTCGCGGCGGTGACGGCGGCAACGGCGGCGACAGCGACGGGGTTGCCGGGGCCGCCGGCGCAGCCGCGGATGGCGGCAACGGCGGCAGCAAGGCCGGCGGCTTCAGTCATGGTGGTAACGGCGGTAACGGCGGCAACGGCGGCGCCAGCACCACCGGGACCGGCACCAACGGCGCGAACGGCGGCAACGGCGGCACCCCCGGCGCCAACGCCGGCGACAGTCGCGGCGGGGCCGGTGGGTCTGGCGGTGACGGCGGATTCGGGGCCACTGCCGGCGGCGACGGCGGCGACGGCGGCCTGGCCGCTGACGGCCGCAACGACAACGCTGGCGGCAACAGTACCGGCGGTCGCGGCGGCGACGGCGGTAACGGCGGTGACAGCGACGGGGTTGCCGGGGCCGCGGGTGCGGCCACCGCCGGCGGTAACGGCGGCGACAATGCCGGCGTCTTCAGTACCGGCGGTCGCGGCGGTGACGGCGGTAACGGCGGCGCCAGCTCCACCGGGGCCGGCGCCAACGGTGCTAACGGCGGCAACGGCGGCACCCCCGGTGTCAACTCCGGCAGCAGTGTCGGCGGTGCCGGCGGTGCTGGCGGTGACGGCGGATTCGGGGCCACCGCCGGCGGCGATGGCGGTGACGGCGGCCTGGCCGCTGACGGCCGCGACGACAGCGCCGGCAACAGTACCGGCGGTCGCGGCGGCGACGGCGGCAACGGCGGCGACAGCGACGGGACAGCCGGGGCCGCCGGCGCCGCCACCGACGGCGGCAACGGCGGCGCCAACGTCAACAACAGTCAGGGCGGTCGCGGCGGTGACGGCGGTAGCGGCGGGGCCAGCACCACCGGGGCCGGCGCCAACGGCGCCGACGGCGGCAACGGCGGCACCGGCGGCGCCAACGCCGGATCAAGCAGTGCCGGCGGTGACGGCGGTGCCGGCGGTGACGGCGGTGCCGGTAGCGGCGGCCCCGGCGACGACGGCTTGGACGGCCTCCCCGCGGTCGGCAGCACCGGCGGTGACGGCGGTGACGGCGGTGCCGGCGGACCCGCCGCCTAG
- a CDS encoding GNAT family N-acetyltransferase: protein MGQPEAVGNVELYGQRVVLRRATIADAPAFRRALNTAEVARWWEGGWPDPEGDLAKLDHQLLAIVAGGDLVGMIQWHQVCDPVVRFAGIDMFVHPDYHRRGYGSDALRTLLRWLFTDVGHHRVTIDPAIDNVAAIRCYEQCGFRRVGVMRQYERTPDDGYRDGLLMELLACDFRADV from the coding sequence ATGGGGCAGCCTGAGGCGGTGGGCAACGTGGAGTTGTATGGCCAGCGTGTGGTGTTGCGACGGGCGACGATTGCCGACGCCCCAGCTTTTCGGCGCGCGTTGAACACCGCTGAGGTGGCTCGATGGTGGGAGGGTGGCTGGCCCGATCCCGAAGGTGACCTGGCCAAGCTCGATCATCAGCTGTTGGCGATTGTCGCCGGCGGCGACCTGGTGGGCATGATTCAGTGGCATCAGGTTTGCGACCCCGTCGTTCGGTTCGCGGGCATCGACATGTTTGTCCATCCCGACTATCACCGCCGGGGCTATGGCAGCGATGCGCTGCGCACGTTGTTGCGGTGGTTGTTCACTGACGTCGGCCATCACCGGGTGACGATCGATCCGGCGATAGACAATGTTGCAGCGATTCGGTGTTACGAGCAGTGTGGATTCCGACGCGTCGGTGTGATGCGCCAGTACGAACGCACGCCAGACGATGGGTATCGCGACGGACTGTTGATGGAACTGCTCGCGTGTGACTTCAGGGCCGATGTCTGA